The window AAGTCACTGTGGTGCTTACCAGTATAAGATCTGCATTGTGTAGGAAGTCAACTTGGTGAGTGACAAGAACAATAGTCTTATCTTTCAAAGCTCCCCTTACACATTCCTACGAAGACCGCTGTCAGTTATGTACCATGCTTTCTTCTCATTCAAATGTTTTACTGTAATAATTAATAACTTGGAAAGATTTCCTATAGCAACTTAtgcaaaaaaaaatcacaaaagaaTTTGAGAATCAAAGTGATATATCAATTGGAGTGACCTTAAATATTTCTGATCCAGTTTGAGCATCAACGGCGCTAAATATATCATCAAGAAGATAGACATCACGGTCCTGATATACTGCTCTTGCAAGTTGTATCCTCTGCTTCTGACCTCCGCTGAGGTTGATTCCTCGTTCTCCTATCTCAGTTTGGTCTCCATGTTCCAGAATTTCCAAGTCTTTCTCCAAGGAACAAACCCGTACTACATCTCTATATCTTTCATTGTTCATTGGTGAACCAAACAAGATGTTCTCTCGGATAGTAGCATTCTGTATCCATGAGGTTTGCGCAACATAAGCAGTGGCTCCACACACTCTGACCTGTATAAAAGGGCAAGTGTAAGAAACTACAATAGACTAGCAGTAATAATTCAGGTGAAGTAGACAAAATGTGATTGATTGTACCTCTCCGGATAACTTATGAAGTTCACCAAGAATTGATGCCAGCAAAGAGGACTTCCCTGATCCAACCATTCCAACGATTGCAGCAAGTTCCCCCTTTCGGATTTCaacatttatttctttcagaacAATTTGATCACCATCATCTTCCCATGAAAAATTCCCATCTTTTACCTCAACCGCGATCCTTCCACTACAACCTTCTACTCTTTCGACAACACTATGATCCAATTCACCGCTTGTCATATATCCATCTAACCTACCTAGCGATACCATGGCTTGTGAAACTGACATAAGGGATTGGGGGAAGGTTCTGATTGGATCCTGTAAAATTCTGAAAACTGTTGTTGCTGTGAATACTGTGGCAGCATCTAGAGGGATTTTGCAAAGAATTGCAGCTAAAAATGTAAGAGCTGCTATGACTGGTGGCAAACTCCATAGCAGTGACAAGTTGCAAGAAAGCAAGTACGTGAACTTACTAAGCCAACTGAATTCCTCATTACGTAACGATTGAATCTTTTCTTTGAAGTGTTCTTCCCATGCTTGAAACTTGATGACGCGCATGTTTCCCAACATTTCATTTATAGCCTTCATCCTTGAATCGCGTTTCATCATCAATTCAAATTGGAATTGATTGTTCTTGCGTGTAATATACAATGTGCAGATCATAGATCCAACAATTAAACCAAACGCCGCAAACATAGAAACACCCAGGTAATAGTACAAGAGAAGTAATGAAGCTGCAAGTTGTAATGGCATCATCCAAAGCGAATGCAGCTGTAGCATCATATCGGAAAGCTGTTGGGAATCAACGGCCATGTAATTCACTATTTGTCCTACACCATGAGCTTGTCTAGAGGAACAAGTCAATCTTAGACCTTTCTTGTATAAAGTAGTGATAAGAGATGACCGAATCTTCATCCCGAGTAACTCAGATTTGAAATTGAAGTGATGTGCACTAAGAACTTCTATTACTTTCGAAACAAACAGGATCAAGACTAGGTAATAGCCCTCATAGGGATTTGTAGTTCTATCCCCAGAAGCAAAACTAATGAAACTTTGGATAAGAACTGGTCCAACATACATAACAGCCAACTGCACTATTGCAAGGACACTAATTATAACAATGTCTCTCCAGAAACATCTGATTAATGTCATTAGTACAGGATACTTCACATTTTCACCTGGCTTAGGCCAATTCTTTTCGAAGAAATCCGCCAATCTTTCAGCTCGGAAACCAGGTGGGAGAGAAGGCACTTCATCTAACTTTAAAGGGGATTGATATCCTTTACTAAGCAATGGATTCATCCAATTCCATACTGCTTTAGAGAATAGTGAAGCGGCGCCATATCCACTCACATTAGGATCCATCAGAATCATTTCATCTGTTGTCTCTAGCCTAGAGTTTTCATGTTGGCTACTAGTACAAATTCCAGATGATCCTTTTATGGCAACAATGAGAAGATACAAATACAAAGGGAAACTAACCAAGACAGCTATATCATCCATTCTCATGCTCAAATCCACATTTTTTCCATACAAAATTAGACGAATAGTGCCAGTAATCGCGAAAAGAAGCACGATAACATAGCTCATCGCCCAATAGACACGAAGTGGCATGGGATGAGAAACAGCAACAAATCTCTTCTCGTGTACAATTAGCACAAAAATTACAAGATAAGTTAGAGCTTGAAACAACCTGAAAAAAGCCTCTGTCATTTCCCAAGTTGATTGAACACCCTGAGTAAAGGCTAATATGCAAAGAACACTATAAGCTATGGCTAAAACAGCTGTCACAGCTAAAGATGCATAAAACCAAAAGGTAACTCTAACTTGAGGCCTTTCTACTAAGAGAGGTTTATTAAGGGAAGAGGTGGAATTTCCATTCTTCAAAAATCTTGAACTTAACTTTTTAACTGCTAATACTATTAAGATCAACAAGAAAAGCAGATCAACAGATGATAACAGAATCCTCTGAGAACATGGTATAAGAAAAATGAACTTAAGCCATTTTAAGGCAACTGAGacaaaagaagaattatctgaagATTGGATTTCAGAGGCTGAACATTCAAGAGATGTGAGCCATGAATCAGCTGCCATGATCACAAAATTAGCCCACTATTCTCTCCtgccaaaagaaagaagcaaAAAGTGTCAAGAAAACCAAGAAAACTTACTACTACAAACTATGTAAACAGAACAAGATAACTAATTTCTTAACCACACAACAACTTTGGCATGAAGAGACAAGTTACCCTTTTTCATGAAAGTTAGTACAGTAATTTTTAATTTCTGTTTAGTATCTTCAAGATTATATATCATATTGTATTTAATAGAACGAGAGTGTtggcgtaattggtaaagttATTGACATGTGATCAAGAGGTTATGGGTTCGAACGGTGAAAACACCCCCTTACAGAAATCTAAGGTAACTCTTCCTCAAACTCCGCGCATAATAGAAACTTAGTGCACCGTTGTATTTAATAAGTTCTAATAAGTTAATTTACCTCTTATTGCATCTGAGGTTTTGGTTCCAGAGAGTTAGTTGAGAAATGGAGTAGCATCTTTTAGGTGGGAAGGTTCAATCACTGCCTGGTGCTAAGACCAAAGAAACAATAGTAGAAAAAGACAAACTAACATAGAAGAAATTTGTTTATAGTATTGACTAAAGAGACACCAAATTTTCAGTGAGCATTAAATACTTTGCATTGGTAACGTAGATTTTATTGCTTCTACGTAGATGATAGAATACTACTGCTACTACTTCCTCCGGTCCGAAATaagtaatttttgttattttcacacatattaaaatttttattttttaatattaattagcaataaaattaattaaattaatctttattatctcttcacataaacactcctaacacatattctaatattatttactccaagggcaatataggcaaaaaaataattaattcattcttgaaatctggaaaaatcaattattttggaccataaaaaatgaGTCAAAAAATCACATATTTTGAACCGGGGAGTACTATTTAAGTGGGAAAGCGATGATGATATCAATGAAATAGATATTTCAGATTGtttgtatttattttaaattttagttatatgcactgataatataatatatatgcaCACATTAAACTCtataataaatattaattgaCAAAAATAATAAGTAACATGCTATTATATGTTAAATAATACTTCCTTCGGTCCTatttaagtgattttttttattttttttgtggttcacaatatttatttttttcagatATAAAAAATGAATTAACTTCTTCTTTCTAAAGTTGTCCTTGGAGTGAAGAGTCTAGGAAtagtttattatatttttaatgagTAAATTAAgtttaatatgatcaattttattattaattaatactaaaagatgaattatttaatatgtattaaaagagccaaaaaatcacttaaacgGGACAGGAAGGAGTACTAATCTTCAAAAGATTTACATTACATTTTGTGTGtaacttaaattttattttaataaagggATCAAACATATCTATGAGCTGTGTAACACAAGAAAAGGTCAATTGATATGGGGGTTGGCAAGTAGGGACAACAGAAAATTTGTCTGCTTGAGATGGATAAGGTTTTGCATTTTTTTCATTGTTAAAGACTGTTTCATCCTATTCATTGGACTATACGAAATTAAAAAACGGTTTAAATTAAGAATTTTTACCTCCtgtagcaaaggttaacaccttatttattttaaataaatattatttaaaaaaattatatttcatatataccttttaatgtttatagcaaaatatttaattttggttacctcctacctctaagccactaaatacattattcagttacactattttctttctctatctactttgatacatgtcattctcTTCCCTCACTCCCTGAAAACATgatgctcaatctcaaaattTGTCTCACCCACATCACCTACGTTCTCTCCGatcccaatttctccaattccaTCGGATGTTGCTTTGACTCTTCTTCGCCATTGTAATTGGAACATGACTAAAGCTAACGAAGAATGGTTCGCTAATAAACTCGAGGTTACTAAAGCTATAGGTATGTTACTATTGGAGAAAGAAGAGTTCTTATTCTGTCACCATTGCTCGACAGCGTCATCTTCTCGAGGTTCATCTTCTGGAGAAAGAAGAGTCCTAATATTGGATAAATCTGGAATAGATTCAAAATTTTGATGGCTTAAAAATATCGCAAATCCTCTTAATTGTTCTGTCCAaattaagaaaagaagaaaactagTTGTCAGCATGGGAATTGAATATGTGATGTATGTCAAATTCTTGAATGGGAGGATTGGATTAATTTGGATGTTAAATCTTTTGGCGTAAATCCTTTTTACACTCAACCGCAAGATGCTCTTCAAATTTTGGCCCTAAATTCCTTTTCCAGTTTAAGCTTCTGTATAACAATCTAACATTAAGAAAATTCTTTTAGGGACTTCAATTAAaatcttttttttgtttgtagACGATGTCATCTTCTCGAGGTTCATCTTCTGGAGGAAGAAAAGTCTTAATATTGGATAAACTCGAGGTTCTCAACTTCCGTCATCTTCAATACAAGATTCAAGCTTTAACAGAGTCCTTATTCTGCCACCATTGCTCGACGGTGGATTCGCCAAAAATTAGaatttgttcttgaacaaagacgatggagtttggggctgagcaacttaaattttctgttaatatatttcaatgtatctcgctgtatttttccatgtatttcattgtattcattgtcttttttttcattatatttcaatgta of the Nicotiana tabacum cultivar K326 chromosome 7, ASM71507v2, whole genome shotgun sequence genome contains:
- the LOC107815575 gene encoding ABC transporter C family member 14-like, with amino-acid sequence MAADSWLTSLECSASEIQSSDNSSFVSVALKWLKFIFLIPCSQRILLSSVDLLFLLILIVLAVKKLSSRFLKNGNSTSSLNKPLLVERPQVRVTFWFYASLAVTAVLAIAYSVLCILAFTQGVQSTWEMTEAFFRLFQALTYLVIFVLIVHEKRFVAVSHPMPLRVYWAMSYVIVLLFAITGTIRLILYGKNVDLSMRMDDIAVLVSFPLYLYLLIVAIKGSSGICTSSQHENSRLETTDEMILMDPNVSGYGAASLFSKAVWNWMNPLLSKGYQSPLKLDEVPSLPPGFRAERLADFFEKNWPKPGENVKYPVLMTLIRCFWRDIVIISVLAIVQLAVMYVGPVLIQSFISFASGDRTTNPYEGYYLVLILFVSKVIEVLSAHHFNFKSELLGMKIRSSLITTLYKKGLRLTCSSRQAHGVGQIVNYMAVDSQQLSDMMLQLHSLWMMPLQLAASLLLLYYYLGVSMFAAFGLIVGSMICTLYITRKNNQFQFELMMKRDSRMKAINEMLGNMRVIKFQAWEEHFKEKIQSLRNEEFSWLSKFTYLLSCNLSLLWSLPPVIAALTFLAAILCKIPLDAATVFTATTVFRILQDPIRTFPQSLMSVSQAMVSLGRLDGYMTSGELDHSVVERVEGCSGRIAVEVKDGNFSWEDDGDQIVLKEINVEIRKGELAAIVGMVGSGKSSLLASILGELHKLSGEVRVCGATAYVAQTSWIQNATIRENILFGSPMNNERYRDVVRVCSLEKDLEILEHGDQTEIGERGINLSGGQKQRIQLARAVYQDRDVYLLDDIFSAVDAQTGSEIFKECVRGALKDKTIVLVTHQVDFLHNADLILVMRDGKIVQSGKYEELLELGMDFGDLVAAHENSMELVESSTGENLPQTPRSPHQVTPKSPQKSQEETNGESTSLDQQPKNSLKLIEEEERETGHVSFDVYKQYCTEAFGWWGVIVVLIISALWQGSTMLSDYWLAYETSEDHIFSPSLFINVYSIIAAISCIFVISRSFLVAFLGLKTAQHFFDQILDSILHAPMSFFDTTPSGRILSRASTDQAYVDFMIPLFLSIVLLMYFTLIGMLFITCQSAWPTIFLMIPLVWLNIWYRRYYIASSRELTRLSSITKAPILHHFSETISGIMTLRCFRKEDHFFKGNVERVNANLRMDFHSNASNEWLGLRLEFIGSILICIATIFMVLLPRFLISPEYIGLALSYGLPLNGVLFWTVYMSCMVENRMVSVERIKQFIRIPSEASWRRPNCLPSLDWPYRGDIDINNLKVRYRSNTPLVLKGISLRINGGEKIGIVGRTGSGKSTLIQVFFRLVEPSAGTIIIDGVDICKLGLHDLRSRFGIIPQEPVLFQGTVRSNIDPLGQYSDDEIWKSLERCQLKDVVAAKPEKLDASVVDSGENWSVGQRQLLCLGRVMLKNSKILFMDEATASVDSQTDAVIQKIIREDFEACTIITIAHRIPTVIDCDHVLVIDDGWAKEYDRPATLLERPSIFAALVQEYSIRSTGL